From the genome of candidate division TA06 bacterium B3_TA06:
AGATGGTTTTGGATGCAAGCACCAGCTCCACCTCGCCCAACTGCAGAAGCCTGATCGCCTGGTTGGGTAGGATGTCCATGAGGTTTATAGACGGGCAGTCGCCTGAGCAGCGCCCGCACTGGTAGCAGCTAAAGACGTCAACTTCAGAAATCCGCTCCACCTTGTCAAGGATGTCGCGGCGGGACTTGGTATGTGTGCCAAGTTCAATC
Proteins encoded in this window:
- a CDS encoding heterodisulfide reductase, whose translation is MIELGTHTKSRRDILDKVERISEVDVFSCYQCGRCSGDCPSINLMDILPNQAIRLLQLGEVELVLASKTIWICASCFTCTSRCPKGIDIARVLEALRQVCLRKNIDELDLNNIPEEERERYPTIAWVSALRKLSG